Part of the Candidatus Brocadia sinica JPN1 genome, GCATCTGCAGATGACAAAAAAACCCTTCTGGCATATATTGACATGCTAAAAACGGAAAAAACAGGCAAAAAACGGTATCAATTGCTTTCAGTGAAGAACTCGGCAACCTGATGAATGAATATCGGGACAGAAAGTTTGCTTCGAATTACGGAAAGGAACTCTCTGTGATCGTAGACAGGAAAAAGGCCATTTTCAGTACATGGTATGAGCGATTCCCCCGGTCATGCTCTCCGGAACCCGGCAAACACGGAACTTTTAAGGATTGCGAGGCCATCCTTCCGGAGATAGCGAAAATGGGCTTTGATGTCTTTTACCTCCCACCCATTCATCCGATAGGAAGGACGAACCGGAAAGGAAAGAATAATTCACCGGTATCCGGTCAAAATGATGTAGGAAGCCCCTGGGCAATAGGATCTCAGGAAGGCGGGCATAAATCCATCCATCCTCACCTGGGAACGCTGGAGGATTTTGAAAGACTCATAAACAAGACCAGAGATTATGACATAGAAATCGCTCTGGACTTGGCATTCCAGTGTTCGCCTGACCATCCGTATGTTGCAGAGCATCCTGAGTGGTTCAAATGGCGTCCTGACGGTTCTGTCCAGTATGCTGAAAATCCACCGAAGAAATACGAAGATGCACTTCCCTTCAATTTTGAAACAGAACAGTGGCGACAACTGTGGGAGGAATTAAAGAGTGTCGTGGTCTTCTGGGTTGAAAGAGGCGTCCGCATATTCAGGGTTGATAACCCACACACGAAGCCGTTTTCTTTCTGGGAGTGGCTGATAAATGAAGTAAAGAGTAAATACCCTGATGTTCTCTTTCTTTCAGAGGCCTTCACAAGACCAAAGGTTATGTACTATCTTGCAAAACTCGGATTCACGCAATCCTACACCTATTTCACCTGGAGGAATACAAAGCGGGAATTTATCGAATACATTACCGAACTTGTCCAGACCAACGTGAGGGAATATTTCAGGCCTAACTTCTGGCCCAATACACCCGACATCCTTCCAGAACACCTCCAGTATGGAGGCAGACCTGCATTTATGATCAGACTTATTCTCGCCGCAACCTTATCATCCAGCTATGGTATCTTTGGTCCTGACTTTGAACTTTGTGTTAGCGAGGCACTTCCCGGAAAGGAAGAGTATCTCAATTCAGAAAAATATGAGGTAAAACACTGTGATTGGGATAGGCCAGGAAATCTCAAAGATTTTATTGCTCGGGTGAACCGGGTAAGAAAGGAAAACCCTGCCCTTCAGACCACAGGGAATGTGCAATTCTACGAGGCAGACAATGGATATCTTGTCGTTTATGGAAAGACAACGGAAGATTTTTCTAACATACTCCTTGTTGTGGTAAATCTTGATCCCTATCACAGCCAGTCGGGATGGATAAGAATCCCTATTAACAAATTTGGAATAGATGCAGACCAGCCATACCTCGTTCATGATCTGTTAAGCGATGGCAAATATATCTGGCATGGAGAAAATAATTATGTGGAATTTAAACCACATAATCTGCCTGCCCATATTTTCAAGGTAAGGAAGAAATTGAAAAGAGAAACTGATTTTGATTATTTCCTGTAAGGAGAATCGATAATGCCCCAAAAAGTGGTTTATACCGAAGACGATCCCTTCTGGTATAAGGATGCCATCATATACGAGCTTCACGTAAAGGCTTTCTCTGACTTCAATGACGATGGCATAGGGGATTTTAAAGGGCTGACTGATAAGTTAGACTACCTGGAGCATCTTGGTATAACTGCCATATGGCTCCTGCCCTTTTATCCTTCTCCCCTTAAGGACGATGGATATGATATAGCAAATTATTTTGGCGTCCATCCTGATTATGGTTTATTAAGGGATTTCAAGGAATTTGTCAAAGAGTCCCACAAAAGAGGGATACGAGTTATTACAGAACTGGTTTTAAACCATACTTCTGAACGGCATGTCTGGTTTCAGGGGGCAAGGAAGGCGAAACCAGGCTCTGCATTGAGGAATTTTTACGTTTGGAGCAGTACTTCGGAAAGGTATCAGGATGCCAGGATAATATTCAAAGATTTTGAATCGTCAAACTGGACATGGGATCCCGTAGCAAAGTCTCACTACTGGCACCGCTTTTACGCGCATCAGCCCGATCTAAACTTCGACAACCTCCTTGTGCAAAAGAAGATCCTGAGAGTCATTGATTATTGGCTAGATATGGGCGTTGATGGGTTTCGTTTGGATGCCGTTCCTTATCTCTTTGAAAGAGAAGGTACAAACTGTGAAAATCTGCCCGAGACCCATGGATTCCTGAAGAAACTCAGGGCACATGTAGACAGCGCATTTAAAAATAAGATGCTTCTTGCAGAGGCAAACCAATGGCCGGAGGATGCAATAGCCTATTTTGGGAATGGAGACGAATGCCATATGTCCTTCCACTTTCCTTTAATGCCAAGACTATTCATGGCAATCTGGATGGAAGACAGATTTCCCATAATTGACATCTTTGAACAAACCCCATCGATACCGGATGCATGTCAATGGGCGCTCTTTCTGAGAAACCATGACGAACTTACCCTTGAGATGGTAAGCGATGAAGAAAGGGATTATATGTACAGGGTCTATGCAAGAGACCCCGTTGCAAGGATAAATCTTGGTATCCGGCGGCGTCTTGCCCCGCTTCTTGGAAACAACAGGAGGAAAATAGAGCTTATGAATGCACTCCTCTTTTCCCTTCCCGGCACCCCCATTATTTACTATGGAGACGAGATTGGCATGGGAGACAATTACCACCTTGGGGACAGAAATGGTGTAAGAACCCCCATGCAGTGGAATGTGGACAGGAATGCCGGCTTTTCCAGAGCAAATCCGCAGAAACTCTTTCTTCCTATTATCATGGACCCTGAGTATCACTACGAAGCCGTTAATGTTGAGAATCAGGAAAGGAATCAGGCGTCTCTTCTCTGGTGGATGCGAAGGGTTATTGCAATGAGGAAGCGTTTTAAGGCATTTGGAAGAGGAAGTATTGAGTTCTTGTTTTCAGACAACCCAAAAGTGCTTGCATTTATACGCCAGTATCAAAATGAGATCATTCTTACGGTAGTCAACCTTTCAAGATTTTCTCAGGTAGTAAAACTTGATCTTTCACGGTTTTCCGGATATTGGCCAGAAGAAGTATTCAGCAGAAATAAATTTCCCAGGATAACGGAAGCGCCTTATACATTTACGATCGGTCGTCATGACTATTATTGGTTTGCCTTACAAAAAACAGATGATGGCGTAAGGTTTGGAAAGATACGAACAATTCCGGAATTGAGCGTGAGCGGGAGCTGGGAATTAGTATTTGAGGGAAAAACAAGAGAAACGCTGGAAAGGGAAATATTGCCTCCTTATATAAAGATGTGCAGATGGTTCGGTGGCAAGGCACAGGAAATGCAAGGGATTAAAATCATCGAAACTATTTCACTCAGGGAAGATTCTTGTGTTACGCAACTTCTTCTGATCGAGGTTAGATATATCACGGAGCTATCCGATACATACCTTCTTCCCCTTTCTTTTTCATCGGGAGATAAGGCGGAAAATATTGTAATTGAAAATTTTCCGGCAGTAGTTGCGCATCTGAAGACTGAAAGCGCCGAAGGGATTATCTATGATAGTATCTATAATGAAGAATTTCGCAAACATCTCCTGAGAATGTTTGCGCGAAAACATACTGTTCATGGTTTCAATGGATATCTTGTCACCTATACGGGAAAGACTTTTAAAAAGTATAAACTAAAAGAGATTCTGTTGGAAAAATCAGAGGTTCTCAAAACCGAACAGAGCAATTCGTCTTTTCTGTATGGCAAAGAACTCTTTTTAAAACTGTATAGACGCCTGGACGAAGGAATAAATCCCGATTTAGAAATCGGAAAGTTCCTTACTGAGAATACTTCTTTCTCTCATATCCCTTCATTTGCCGGGGCAATAGAATATAGAAGGCACAGCGCTGAACCAGTGGTCATCGGTATGCTTCAGGCATTTATTCCTAATCAGGGAGATGCCTGGACATATACCCTTGATTGGGTGGGAAGATATCTCGGCAGAGTCCTTGCCAAAAGAACTGAAATTCAGGAAATGCCAACTGCTCCGTCCTCTCTTTTAGAGATTGCTTTTCAGGAAATACCTTTGCTTTTTCAGGAATTAATCGGGGGTGTTTACATTGAAATGATAACCCTCCTGGGGAAAAGAACGGCAGAACTTCACTTGTCACTTTCTTCCGAAACAGAAGATCCCGATTTTAGACCTGAACCATTTTCGGTGCTTTACCAGAGATCCCTTTATCAATCTATGCAACTTCTTACAAAAAAGGTTTTTGCACTGATAAGAAAAAATGTGAATAATTTACCGGACAATCTAAAAGAGTTAATGAACGAGATACTGAATTTTGAAAAAGAGATCATGAGCCGTTTTAGTGTTCTTTTCAAGAGGAAGCTGTCTGCTATGAAGATAAGAATCCATGGAGATTATCACCTGGGGCAGGTTCTTCACACGGGAAACGATTTTGTTATCATTGACTTTGAAGGAGAACCCGCAAGGACTTTGACCGAAAGAAGACTGAAGAGATCGCCATTAAGAGATGTGGCAAGTATGATACGATCCTTTCACTACGCAGCCCATACAGCCCTTCTCAAGCATGCATCCGTTAGACCGGAGGATATTCCGGCACTTGAACCCTGGCTCAATCTCTGGTA contains:
- a CDS encoding alpha-amylase family glycosyl hydrolase, which translates into the protein MNEYRDRKFASNYGKELSVIVDRKKAIFSTWYERFPRSCSPEPGKHGTFKDCEAILPEIAKMGFDVFYLPPIHPIGRTNRKGKNNSPVSGQNDVGSPWAIGSQEGGHKSIHPHLGTLEDFERLINKTRDYDIEIALDLAFQCSPDHPYVAEHPEWFKWRPDGSVQYAENPPKKYEDALPFNFETEQWRQLWEELKSVVVFWVERGVRIFRVDNPHTKPFSFWEWLINEVKSKYPDVLFLSEAFTRPKVMYYLAKLGFTQSYTYFTWRNTKREFIEYITELVQTNVREYFRPNFWPNTPDILPEHLQYGGRPAFMIRLILAATLSSSYGIFGPDFELCVSEALPGKEEYLNSEKYEVKHCDWDRPGNLKDFIARVNRVRKENPALQTTGNVQFYEADNGYLVVYGKTTEDFSNILLVVVNLDPYHSQSGWIRIPINKFGIDADQPYLVHDLLSDGKYIWHGENNYVEFKPHNLPAHIFKVRKKLKRETDFDYFL
- the treS gene encoding maltose alpha-D-glucosyltransferase; translation: MPQKVVYTEDDPFWYKDAIIYELHVKAFSDFNDDGIGDFKGLTDKLDYLEHLGITAIWLLPFYPSPLKDDGYDIANYFGVHPDYGLLRDFKEFVKESHKRGIRVITELVLNHTSERHVWFQGARKAKPGSALRNFYVWSSTSERYQDARIIFKDFESSNWTWDPVAKSHYWHRFYAHQPDLNFDNLLVQKKILRVIDYWLDMGVDGFRLDAVPYLFEREGTNCENLPETHGFLKKLRAHVDSAFKNKMLLAEANQWPEDAIAYFGNGDECHMSFHFPLMPRLFMAIWMEDRFPIIDIFEQTPSIPDACQWALFLRNHDELTLEMVSDEERDYMYRVYARDPVARINLGIRRRLAPLLGNNRRKIELMNALLFSLPGTPIIYYGDEIGMGDNYHLGDRNGVRTPMQWNVDRNAGFSRANPQKLFLPIIMDPEYHYEAVNVENQERNQASLLWWMRRVIAMRKRFKAFGRGSIEFLFSDNPKVLAFIRQYQNEIILTVVNLSRFSQVVKLDLSRFSGYWPEEVFSRNKFPRITEAPYTFTIGRHDYYWFALQKTDDGVRFGKIRTIPELSVSGSWELVFEGKTRETLEREILPPYIKMCRWFGGKAQEMQGIKIIETISLREDSCVTQLLLIEVRYITELSDTYLLPLSFSSGDKAENIVIENFPAVVAHLKTESAEGIIYDSIYNEEFRKHLLRMFARKHTVHGFNGYLVTYTGKTFKKYKLKEILLEKSEVLKTEQSNSSFLYGKELFLKLYRRLDEGINPDLEIGKFLTENTSFSHIPSFAGAIEYRRHSAEPVVIGMLQAFIPNQGDAWTYTLDWVGRYLGRVLAKRTEIQEMPTAPSSLLEIAFQEIPLLFQELIGGVYIEMITLLGKRTAELHLSLSSETEDPDFRPEPFSVLYQRSLYQSMQLLTKKVFALIRKNVNNLPDNLKELMNEILNFEKEIMSRFSVLFKRKLSAMKIRIHGDYHLGQVLHTGNDFVIIDFEGEPARTLTERRLKRSPLRDVASMIRSFHYAAHTALLKHASVRPEDIPALEPWLNLWYRYVGGAFLRSYLNTAGNAPFIPRDKEDLSVMLRAYLLEKAVYELGYELNNRPEWVIIPLKGIKHLLEVR